GCTTGCCAATTATCTTTTGAAGTTTCTCTACCTCATCTGACTGATTCCATGCTCCCCAGATATCTCAGAAACTGTTCGCATTTCCCTCAAACCCTCAAGAACTATCGCTAATTTCTCATCAACTGACCAATTCCTTCTTTTCATTCTCTGCCCCCTTCTTTATAATTTTTATTATATCTCTACACACTTCAAGTATCCACTCCCTATGGGGAGCAGCATAGTAGTATATACCCTATATATTCTCCATAATTTCTTTTAGATTTTCATATTGGTTCAATTTTTTACATCTTTAAAAACCATTCGTTGTTTAGAATCGTGTAGTTTGGTCTTAAAAAACTTACACTTGAAAAAATTTCTAAATGAAGTATATATTTTTTATGAAAAGGATTAGGAATAATATTCATATATTATTAGTAGTAGAAAATAACCAAGTTCCAATGGATACCAGAGTATGGAAGGAAGCACAAGCTTTAAGAGAAAAAGGATTTAATGTTTCAGTAATTTGTCCTAATAAGAATAAAGACAAAAATTATAAAAAATTAGGAGAGGTCGAAATTCATCAATATTATAATCCTTTTATTAAAGGAACTTCAATATTAAGTATTTTAGGAGAATACTTATTTACTATTTTTCCTCTTCTATTTTACTCATTAAAAATATATATAAAAAAGCCTTTTTCTATTATACATATTGCTAATCCACCTGATTTTTTAGTTATTCTTTTTTTACCATTTAAACTATTCGGTATTAAAATAGTGTTTGATCATCACGATCTATCACCTGAGTTATTTATCGAAAAATTTGGAGAAAAGAACTTCTTCTTTAAGTTATTACTTATATGCGAGAAACTATCTTACAAACTGGCTGATGTTATAATTACAACAAACAATTCTATAAAAGACACTTGTATTAAAAGAAATAAAGTTTCTAAAAATAAAGTTTTTGTAATAAGAAATGGACCGGATCTAAACGAAATAAAAAATCTATATAGGGTTAAAGATAATCTAAGAAGAGGAAAAAAATATCTTATTGGATATGTAGGAAATATAGATAGCCAAGATTCGTTAGAAAAGCTTGTGGCATCTATAGAGTATATAGTAAAAGAAAGAAAGTTTGATGATTTTAGAGTATTAATAATTGGGGACGGAAACTACCGAACAAAAATTGAAGATATTGTTCAACAAAAGAGCCTTCAAGAATATTTCATTTTCTACGGCTCTGAGTATAATAGAAAGAAATTATTTTCCTTACTTTCAAAAATAGACATTGGAGTGGAACCGAGTAGAGAAACAGAGAAATTTAGCAAATCTACATCAACAAAAGTTATGGAATATATGGCTCTGGGTAAACCTGTAATTCAGTATAACTCTTTAGAAGGAATTTTTACAGCAGGAAAGGCTTCTCTATTTATAAAAAATAATGACGAAAGAAACTTTGGTGATGCAATTATCTATCTCCTTAAAGATAAAAAAAGAAGAAAAGAAATGGGTGAGTATGGAAAAAGGAGAGTTAAGAAGGTCTTGCAATGGAATATAGAAAAAGAGAAACTATTAAATTTATATACAGAAAAATTACTAAATATAAAAATTAATTAATAATATGTTCTTTAAGGGAAAAATAAATCAAAAAGAGAAAACTCTTAGCAAAAATAAACCTAAAATATTCCTAATCTCAAATATGTATCCACATAGAAATCAACAAATATACGGCACTTTTGTAAAAAATGTGGTTGACTTACTTCTCGAAAATGGATTTACAATTTTGCTCGCAGTTAAAGCAGGAAACTCCAAAAATCCATTAATAAAGTTCTATCAATATATTAAATTTTTTCTAATTAGTATACTAAAAGGTTTATTTTATAGATATAATATAATTTATGTCCACTATATCGCCCACAGTGCGATCCCTGTTTTAATTATAAAATTTTTTAGAAGGAAAATTAAAATAGTTTCTCATGTCCACGGAGGAGATATCCTTGAAGAACCGTTCCTCAAGCCTATTACATCTAAAACTTTAAAAATTTCAGATATAATAATAGCACCCTCATCTTATTTTAAAGAAATAATAATAAATATATATAAAATAAATCCAGAGAAAATCAAAGTATTTCCTTCCGGAGGAGTAAACACAAGTCTATTTAAACCTAAAAAAATAAATAGAAAAAATTTATTAAAAAGCTATACAAATCAATTTGTACTTGGTTTTGTTTCTAGAATTGAAAGAGGAAAGGGATGGAATGTCTTTCTCGAGGGAATAAAAAAGACAAAAGAAAAAACAAAAGAGTCATTATTAGGTGTAATAATAGGAGATGGGAAAGAAGTAACGTTAATGCAAAAACTTATAAGAAAATTCCAATTGAATGATACTATTGAATACCTTGGAAGCAAAAATTATGAACTTTTGCCTCTTTTTTATAACTGTTTTGACGTTTTCATATTCCCCACCACAAAGAGGGAAAGTCTTGGTCTAGTAGGGCTTGAAGCTATGGCCTGTGGGGTGCCAGTTATTGGTAGCAATATTGGAGGCTTAACTACTTATATTAAAAATGGAGTAAATGGTTATATTTTTCAGCCAGGATCACCAGAATCCCTTTCCGAAAGAATAATTCAATATATGCAACTAAATAAAAGGTATAAAAAACAAATGAAAAAATGCGCTCGCCTTACTGCTCTTGAATATGATAGAAATAAGATATCTAAAATCCTTTTAGAGTGCTTTCAGTGAATATATTTTATTATTTTTTAAAGGTAAAGGGAGTTGACATCCTACATTAATTAGCTATTATACTATATAAAAAGTGAAAATTAAATATGAATGATAAAGAGGAAGGGCTAAAATTAAAAGAGATATATAAATTTATTTGGAATCGAAAAATAAGTCTTTTTTTATCTGGTTTTGCCCCAGCCGTTATAACTTTAATCATCTGCTTGTTTCTTCCAAAAAGGTATACTGCTAAAGCAGTAATACTTGCTCCCGAGGCATTATCTGGCAGTATTTCTACTCCCTTGGGTTATATAAGTTCAGGATTAACTCCAAAAGGAAAATTATCTTCTTTAACAATAATATCGCTTTTAAATAGTGAAACAATGAGAACTAAAATTGTGAAAAAATTCGATTTAATTAAACACTATAGATTAGAAAGAACGCGATATCCTCAAGTAGAAGCAGAGAAAATAGTGGAGCGCAGAACAGACGTCGTTTATTCTGAAAAAGAAGGTTTAATATATATTTTTTTTGAGTCAAAAGATCCTATATTAAGCGCAAACGTAGTAAACTTTTACATTAATTATTTGGATACTCTAAATCTCCAACACAACCTAACAGAAAGAAGGCCAATTGTGATTGTTGTAGATCCTCCTATTCCACCAGTAGAAAAAAGCTTTCCAAAAACAAAAATATCAATTATTGTTTCAAGCTTTTTTGGAATTTTTCTTTATTTGATGTTCTTATGGCTGAGAAACGAACTTATTTAAATGTTTCCCTTAAAGACCTTTAAATATAAAAGCCTCCAAGATTTAACCATCTACCTATTTATTCTTTTAATTGGTGTAGCAACAATTTGCCTTACTACTTCTCAATTGACCAAAATTACAGCTGGAACTTTCCCTCTCTTTTTAATATTTATATTATATCTTATAGAGAATCCTTCTTCAGTTCTTGTTTTATTTTTCTTGTTAACGCCTCTAATCCCACCAGTTGTCCTTCATCAAAATAGCCTTACACCTGCTGAGATACTAGCAATTCCCGCCTTCGCTCTTTGCCTTCTTTCTCTATTAACAGGGAATAAAAAGGCAGCTTCAGAAATTCTATATAAAAATAAACATATCTTTATTTCAATGTTAATCTTTTCTTTCTTTTGTTTTCTCTCCTCTATCGCACTTCTAAATAGTAAAAATTTGATCCCTAATATTACTTCCCTCGTTCTAAAACCTATATTTATTGCATTAATTCTATTAGTATTTATATGTAGATTCAAAAAAAATATCTCAATAGATATAATTATTATTTCTATCCTTATTTCTTCTTTTTTGTTAGGTATTTTCTGTCTCTATACACTTATGGCATTAAAACCAGCATGGGCTATTGATACTGAAAACTTAAGAATTTCGGGAACCTTTTTAATTTTTAATCATTTATCTGCATATGAAGTGTTGATATTCTTTTTTCTCTTGGGACTTTACTTAAATTCTAATAATATATATTTTAAAGTTTTCCTTATCTTGGCAATTGGATTATCTATAATAGCTCAATTGGCATCTCTTACTTTAGGAGGAATTTTAGGAATAATAGGAGGAATTCTGTTCTTAATATTAATAAATGAAAATAAACTGAGAAATTTTGCTATTTTAATTCTTCTAAGTATTATTATATCCATAGGGGTTTACTTTCTCTACCCTCCCATAATAAGTAAATTTTCCATTATTTCAGAAAGAATAATAGATCGTATTATAGCAAATTATACCGGTCTAGTAATGATAAAAAGATATTTTTGGTTTGGAGCAGGGAGTGAATTAGGTGAAATTATCCAATCACACCCAAATTTACTATATACTCCTTTCGGTTCTGGATGGTGTGTTCCACATAACCTCTTCATAACTACTTTTGCTACTACAGGAATATTTTCTTTCCTTAGCCTATTATATCTATTAATAGCAATAATAATAAGATTAAAGGATATATACCCTAAAATTAAAGTCTCAAAAAATAGAAATTTTTATATTTCCCTTCTTGCCGGTATAATAGCTTTTTTCCTCCAATCTATGTCAAACAACATATTCTGGCATATAATATTAGGTAGTTATATGTTTCTTTTCATAGGTTTTTGGCTTAAGTTCGATGAAGAAGGTGACTTCGCATTTCCTTTTTTTAAATATACTGGAGTCAAATAATCAAAACCTATATTGAGTGACTTTCTATTAAAAAGAGTATCTAATTTTCTTCAATCTCGGTTTAATATAAAGACTTGCAAAAAAGCAAAAATATACTTTAAAAGGATTTTATAATTAAAAAGCCAAACTTTTAAATCTTTATTTCCAAAGAATTATTTAACTCATTCAAGTCGAAATACTATTTTCTTGAAAAGAGAAGATATTTATAAAACAAAAAATCTTCCTCCATAAAATCAACTTAGGAATAAAAAATTACCTATCATTTTGAAAACCGAATAATCCAATTTAACTTTTATTTAATTAATTCTCCAAAAATTTTTCTTTTACAAATTTATATTCAATAAAATAAAAAATTAATAAAATACAGAAAGAAATAACTCTTCCATATATAATTCCATTTAATCTGAAAGTCCCAACTAAAATGGGAGGAGCTAAAATAAGGGATATACCCTGAACAAGATAAGCCAAAAAAACATATATAGTTTTACCCGCACCTAAAAGAAAACATTCTATTGGAAGTGTGAAAATCAAGGGAATAACTGAATACAAAAGCATTTTAAATATCAATGTTGCCTCTTTATACCGAGCACCATACAGTATTTCAATAAAAAAAGGAGAAAGAAAGTAAATCATGAACCAAGAGATTAATAGAAATACTATACACCACCTATTATTTAACCAATATTTTCTCAAATCGCCATCCGTTTCAATTGCGGAAGCTTTAGGGAGAAGTATAACATAAAAAGTTCCTATTAAAAGAACAAATATATTAATAAGGCTAAGAGCTACAGAATATTGCCCAAGAATTTCACCTTTAAAGTACTTACCAAGCCAAAAAAAATCTGCCCTGAGATTAATTAATCTAACAAAATGACTAAGAATGAGCCAATTGCCATAATTCCAAAATTTTTGGGCTATTTTAATTTTAAACTTAAGTATAGAAAAATATCCTTTTCTAAATATCATATTTAAAATAAAAACGGAAGGGAATAAATACATCAACAAATAAAAATTAACTTGCCTTAAGTTAAACTTAACACCCAGAAAAACCAGAAATAAAAGAGTTAAATAATAAACTAATTGAACTATACTATAATTATTAAACTCCTCCTTTGCTTGAAAAAATGATAAGCCAATATTTAGTATATTCATACCTAAGCCTCCAATTAATCCATATAGGATTAATTCCTCGCCAATATGTTCAAAATTCCAAGAAATAGGCAAAAAACAAAATAAAATAAAAATAAATATAAAAAAAATCGCAAGGATAACTTTTAATGTAACATAAGTTGAAAATATTTCTTGTTCTTCCTTAGGAAATCGAACTGTAAAATATACATAAGATTGATCAAATCCTGTAAAACCTAAGCCGAAAATTGTCAGGATATAAAATCCTATAGAGAAAACACCAAAATCAATAGGTCCTAACCACCTTGCAAGGATAATAGAGATCAAAGCTGCGATAGCTCTTGAGATATAATTTGACAAACTAACTTTTGTAAAGTCTTTAAAAATTTTCAAAATAGAGAATCGAGTTTTTCCTTCAAAAACTAACATATTTTGATATCTGGAATTTTATAAAGCCAAAAGCTTATATTCTATTTCTAGGTTCTTTATTAGTTCCAATGTTCCTATAATTATCCAATAAATTCCTCCAATAATAACTTCTCTTTGGATAGCTTCTCACACCGCATTAAGAAACAAAATTTTATGACCTCAAAATTCTCCCTGTCTCTTCCTTCTTAAATTTCTCCTTTCTCCTTCCGAAATTTATTCGATTTCCATCATTTGTCAATCTCTAAAACACAAGTTATCGAGAATATAGTTAAAAAAATTAAAGAAGAAAACATCCATCAAGAGATATAAAAACTTGGGAAAACAAGCAAGGTTAGATTGAGATCCTTAAAAAGATAAAATCTGAGAATGAATTAAAGCTATCTGGTTACGGATAAAATAGGAGCTTTGGATATGGGTTCCTCAGAATTTAAAAAAGCTAAATACAAAATCAAAGAGCAAAAGAGACGAAAAACTCTAATCTTCATAATCTAAAAAATTAGTTCTTGAGTTTTAGGATACAATATAATTTATGCCATTTGAGCTCTTGGAAAAAGAGTTTAATAACCTTTGAAAGTTACGAGTTATACTTAAAGAGCTGGAGAATATTAAGTCTTTCAAAAGGGATAGGACTTAGTCTAACTCTCCTAAAAACTACGCTTTAAAGATCTTGTCACTTTTAATTCCTGAAAGGGCATTTCTTGTATCTATAATAATAGAGCAATTTTCAACGATTTTCTTATAATCTATGTTAGAATGGTCAGTAGCAATAATAACAGCATCCTGCTCTCTAAGTAATTCCTCGGTCAAATTCACAGAACTCATTACTAAATCTGTTTGCCTTAAATTGTATATTTCTGTAATATAAGGATCATAATAAGAAACCTCTGCACCACCTTCTCTAAGAAGTTCTATTAATTCTATCCCGGGGGATTCTCTACAATCATCAATATCCTTCTTGTAAGCTATTCCAATAATAAGAATTTTAGAGCCTCTTAATGATTTTCTGTTTTTATTTAAAGCAGAAATGGTCTTCATCACTACATACTCAGGCATCATCATGTTAATCTCTCCTGCAAGTTCTATAAATCTCGCATTAATTCCAAACATTCTCGCTTTCCAAGAAAGATAGAAAGGGTCTATTGGAATACAATGTCCTCCAAGTCCTGGACCAGGATAGAAAGGTGTATAACCAAAAGGCTTTGTCTTTGCAGCCTCAATTACTTCCCATATATCTATACCCATTTTATCAAATATTACCTTAAGTTCATTAACAAGAGCAATATTCACACTACGATATGTATTTTCAAGTAGCTTTGTCGCTTCAGCTACTTCTGCAGAAGAAACTTCAACAACTTTATCAAAGATCTTACTATAAATCTCAACCACTTTCTTCTTGGATTGCTCCGTAATTCCTCCAACAACTTTCGGTATGTTTCTTGTAGTAAATTGTTTATTACCAGGATCTTCCCTCTCTGGAGAAAAAGCAAGATAAAAATCTCTATCTATTTTTCTTCTGCTCTTCTCCAAAATAGGAAGGACAACCTCTCTTGTAGCTCCTGGATAAACTGTAGATTCAAGAACAACAATAGCTCCATACTTTAAATTCTCCGATACTATCTCTGCCGAATTCTCAACAAAAGAAAGATCTGGTTGACGATACTTATCAAGAGGTGTTGGAACACAAATAGAGATTAAATCAACTTCGTTCAGTCTGGAAAAATCAGTTGTTGGAGTAAAAAGACCAGAACTAAAAAAATTCCTTCTTTTTACTTCTTCAATATGTTTTAAATACACCTCTCCTTGTGAAAGCTTTTCTATCTTTCTTGTGTCTATATCAAAACCAAGAGTCTTATATCCGGCTCTCACAAATTCCATAGCAAGAGGTAGCCCAACATAACCAAGTCCAATTACTCCAAGCACTTTTTCTTCATTTATTTTCATAAAGGGAATATACCCTTCCTTCTTTTTATGTCAAGAGTATAATTTTTAAAAGAAACAGAGTCTTTTACCTAAAGCGAAGTTAGAATATCATAGTGTTATAAGTTATAGTCTGAAATATCTTTTCTTTCGGTTCTTTCTTTGAAATAATCCCTAAAAATTCTCTCTTTTTTCTCTTTCAAGCCAAATATTAATTTTTAATTTATTTTACGCCTTTTAATATCTACCAATCTAAGAAAATATGTCTCCAAGGATATTCCCTTTCTCTATACTTTTCAATGCAACGTTATAAATAAATATCATATTTCATCTATTAAAATTTGACATTTATTATTTATAATAATAACAAATTTAAATCTTGGCCCTTGACAAAATGAATATATTTCTCTATAATTCCTATAGACAAAGTAGAGGATAATAAAATGAAATTAACTACAAAAAGCGAATATGCACTTTTAGCACTTATCTTTATTGCCCGATATGAAAAGAAAGGCTTCATAAAGATAGATGATATCTGCTCTAAATACGATATCCCCAAGAAATATTTAGAACAATTATTTTTAATCCTAAAGCAAAATCGATATATAAAAACAAGAACAGGTGCAAGTGGTGGATACAAATTGGCAATGCCAGCTCAAAAAATAAATATAGCTCAAATAATAAGGTTAATGGATGGAGCCTTAGCGCCAACGGAGTCAGTAAGCAAATATTTTTTTTCACATACTCCTTTAGAGAAAGAAAAGAAGCTTTTAAAAGTACTTAAAGAAATAAGAGATTATGTTTCAAATAGGCTAGAAAATTTAAAGCTCTCCGATCTAGTCTGAACCAGAAAGGAAAAAATATGTAGTGTTAATAAATATAGGAGGAGATATATGGATATTGAGATAAAAAAAATAACAATAATTGGTGGGTATGGAAAAACAGGAGAAAAGGAACTTATAAATGAAGTAAATTTTGAAATGGGTGATATAGTAAGCATTGTAGGACCAACAGGTTCAGGGAAAACAACTTTAATTAACGATATAGAACTTTTTGCAAATGAAAATACTCCTTCTGGAAGAAAAGTGCTCATTAACAATGCTACCCCCCCGGAAGAATTTATGAGTGATCCTTCTAAAAATCCTATTGCATTGATTACTCAGCACACTAATTTTCTATCAGATTTACCTGTAAGGAGATTCTTAGAAACGCACGCTAAAATAAGGCAGACTACTAGAAGTAAATCTGTCATAGAAGAAACTTTAGATTTTGCAAATGAACTAACAGGAGAACCTATACTTTTAGAAAGTGCAATGACAGAGTTGTCAGGGGGTCAGACTCGTGCACTCTTAATAGCAGATGCAGTAATAATAGGGAATTCACCAATAATTTTATTAGATGAGATAGAAAATGCCGGTATCCATAGAACAAAAGCTATAGAACTTTTGAAAAAATACGAGAAGATCTTTATCTTCGTTACTCACGACCCAAGAATAGCCCTCCTTTCGGATTTCAGGATCGTTATGAAAAATGGAGCAATGCAGAAGATAATTATAACTGAAGATGAAGAGCAGAGGGTGGCTGAGGAGATAAAGAAAATAGATGATCTTATGCTAGATTTTAGAGCACAAATAAGGGCGGGAGAGCGGATTAGTGAAAAGGATCTTGAGAATAAATTAAGAGCATTAGGGTATATTTCTTAAAAAAAAGAGAGGTAAAAATATGAAAGTTATAATATGTGCTGGGCCTCCAACGAGTGGGAAAACAACTGTATTAAAACAAGTTATCAAAAAACTCAAAGCTAAAGGGCAAAAACTTGCATATCTAAAAATAGATGTCCAGTTTGCCGATGAAGATGAAATCTTTAAAAAAGAGTTTGGAATACCTACCAAGAAAGTTTATTCAACAGATTTATGCCCAGACCATTGCAATGTAGTGGTACTCGGTGATGCTATAAAATGGGCCGAAGGAGAAAAAACTGATGCGCTTTTTGTTGAAACGGCAGGGTTGTGTCTTAGATGTTCACCTTACATCGAGGGTTCATTAGGTATTGTTGTATTAGAAGCAACAAGTGGAATGAACTTACCTCGAAAGATCGGCCCCATGTTATCTTTAGCAGACATAGCCGTTGTTACAAAAATTGATCTTGTATCACAAGCCGAAAGAGAAGTTTTTAGAGCTAATATTAATGATGCAGCAAAAGTAGTTATCATAGAAACTGATGCATTACACGGTATAAATATAGAGCACATTGTTAGAAAAATCGAAAAAACACAAGAGATAAAAGAGCCTTTATTGCTCAGAGGTAATCCACCTGTGGGAACCTGCACTATCTGTGTGGGCAAAAAAGAGATTGGTGCAAAATCTCATTTTGGAGTATTAAGAACTTTAGAAGCTGACATATTTTACAGAGGTGAATGATATGAATAAAAAAGAAATAATAGAGAAATTGCCCGGGAAAAATTGTGGCTTATGTGGGTTAAAAACCTGTAAGGAATTTGCCGAAATAGCATCGAAAGATCCAGATGCAATGAAAAGGTGTATTTTTTTAGACGAAAGAAAAATACGTCCGATGAGTTCAGAGTTTGAAGAAGAAAATATTACATGGAAGGACAACTTGGATAGAGATTATGACTTTATTCTGGATAAATTTCCAGGAGAACCGGGACCAAGAGAGACTATAATATTATTTAATCCAACCAATGTAGAAAAACTCGGAATCAAAAAAGGTGATATTTTATATGGTCGTCCTGCTTGGATATCATGTGGTTGTCCAGTTACTCATGTCGGCATAGTAGTAGATGATCCTGATTATTTCAATGGGACTGTCGTTTGGTGTATTGTAGGGCCTATGGTATCAAGAGAGAGAGGTATCAACATTGGATATTATAATACTACTGCATATGAAGGTTTGGTGAAATATACCCGAAAAGAGCTTCAAATTGGCAGAAGATACTATTTCTTACCAAGATATTGTATGCTCCAGTGGAGACATTGTGGTTTGATAAATCAGATTGTTAAAACAAAGGACGGCTTTCGTGTACGTATTGAAGGGCTGTGGATAGGTTAGGAGAAAAGAAACAGAGAGAGAAAAATTTTTGGTTTGTCTCATGCTTTCTATGTAGATGAGATATGGTATAAAGATAATTTGAATATTTCATGCTCAAAATACACTAATATTTTGATTTTTTACAATTTAAAATTATTTTTACCACTCTTCAAGCATTATCCTAAGAAGAGAACTTTTTATCTTTGAAGCAACTGAATCTATTGCCTCTAGTTCTCGCGAATTTACAGAATAAACAAAAGACTCTAAAATTGATCTTTCCCATTCACTTTCATCCTTATCCTTCTTCTTAAGAGAAAACCTAACGCCAATACTTAATCGATAACTCTCTATCTCTCCCCCTGGAGTATACGCTTCAGGCGTCCTTTTGTAATCATCAATCACACCTTCAAGAATGTAATCTCCCTTAGAATCCATTTTAAGTTCCACTCTCCCATCTTTTATAAAAGCATCTACTAATCTTTCCGTTAATAACCTCTCAATATCAGGATTTCCTGTATTGTTGTTTAAGGAAGAAATAGATAAACTTCCTTTAAAATAACCACTTTTAAAAGAATAACTACAAGAAACAAACAATAGAAAAAAATATAAATAAAGCCTTTTATTCATATAACCTTTCTCTTAAATCTAAAATTTTATATTTCTTTCTCTCCTCTTGAAACCATTTCTGAAAATAAAAAGCTTCCTTCTCTTTTTGAAGGTTAAAAGCAAAAGTAGGAACAAGTTCTTTCAATTCTTCATTTTTAGGCACTTTAACATCAACAATCTTTACAACATAAAGATATTCACCCACTCTTATGGGTGGAAAAATCTCTCCCTTCTTACCTGTAAAAGCAAGGAGAGCAACTTTTTCTGGAATGTTAAATTCTTGAGAATTATTTAAAGTAAAGTAAGGGGTATTTCCCCATTCTCCTTTTGGTGGATTATGAGGTATTTCTCCTTTCTTATAAAAGTGCTCAAAAGCATATAACTTTGCCTCTTTAGCTGCCTCAATTATCCGAAGAGAATCTTCGACTTCTTTTCTTATTTCCGAAAAAGAAGGAATACCTTCTTCCTTT
This portion of the candidate division WOR-3 bacterium genome encodes:
- a CDS encoding (Fe-S)-binding protein, giving the protein MNKKEIIEKLPGKNCGLCGLKTCKEFAEIASKDPDAMKRCIFLDERKIRPMSSEFEEENITWKDNLDRDYDFILDKFPGEPGPRETIILFNPTNVEKLGIKKGDILYGRPAWISCGCPVTHVGIVVDDPDYFNGTVVWCIVGPMVSRERGINIGYYNTTAYEGLVKYTRKELQIGRRYYFLPRYCMLQWRHCGLINQIVKTKDGFRVRIEGLWIG
- a CDS encoding LptE family protein; protein product: MNKRLYLYFFLLFVSCSYSFKSGYFKGSLSISSLNNNTGNPDIERLLTERLVDAFIKDGRVELKMDSKGDYILEGVIDDYKRTPEAYTPGGEIESYRLSIGVRFSLKKKDKDESEWERSILESFVYSVNSRELEAIDSVASKIKSSLLRIMLEEW